In the Diceros bicornis minor isolate mBicDic1 chromosome 22, mDicBic1.mat.cur, whole genome shotgun sequence genome, one interval contains:
- the LOC131420263 gene encoding basic proline-rich protein-like: MVQQTEAAARALSFSIHINGSTSAGTPRRPLTLRTTRLLSSLPSAPPPRSRPSPHPSPEHPRKWRRLSTAARRGRGARLASDRRPTRRPGRGRCAAERQSPSGNLPWRRPHPCSPFLRPRPTPPSREPRSGPAPPAAPPLQPRPAPAAPPPGLAPAATSRPCSPSRGPAPRPGPAPPARAQRPRPVPGSRKSPLRPRPAGGPAPPRPRPGRSSPGSAARPPESPRPAACPPAGAALLPPLRPLPRAPRSGSAWPGARGRAALPAAAHPPS, encoded by the exons CAGAGGCAGCTGCCAGAGCCCTCAGCTTCTCCATCCACATCAATGGCAGTACCTCG gctggaaCGCCGCGGCGGCCCCTGACTCTCAGGACAACCCGCCtgctctcctccctgccctctgctccGCCGCCGCGCAGCAGGCCCAGCCCGCACCCCAGCCCTGAACACCCCAGGAAGTGGCGGCGCCTCTCGACGGCGGCTCGGAGGGGAAGGGGGGCGCGGCTTGCCAGCGACCGGAGGCCCACCCGAAGGCCGGGAAGAGGGCGGTGCGCGGCCGAGCGGCAGAGCCCCAGTGGGAACCTCCCCTGGAGACGGCCCCACCCCTGCAGCCCCTTCCTGAGGCCCCGCCCCACGCCCCCGTCCAGAGAACCCCgctccggccccgccccgccagcGGCCCCACCCCTGCAGCCCCGTCCTGCCCCTGCAGCACCCCCCCCAGGTCTTGCCCCTGCAGCCACCTCCCGCCCCTGCAGCCCCTCCCGAGGCCCCGCCCcacgccccggccccgcccctccggCCCGTGCCCAGCGGCCCCGCCCCGTGCCCGGGTCCAGAAAATCCCCgctccggccccgccccgccggcggccccgccccgccccgcccgcgcccCGGGCGCTCTTCTCCTGGCTCCGCGGCCCGGCCGCCGGAGAGTCCGCGTCCCGCCGCCTGCCCGCCCGCCGGCGCCGCGCTCCTGCCTCCGCTCCGGCCCCTCCCCCGAGCGCCGCGGTCCGGCAGCGCCTGGCCGGGGGCCCGCGGGCGGGCCGCCCTCCCCGCCGCAGCCCACCCCCCCTCTTAA